A genomic region of Micromonospora sp. NBC_01796 contains the following coding sequences:
- a CDS encoding polyribonucleotide nucleotidyltransferase encodes MTEQNTLGTEQSKAVIDNGAFGTREITFSTGRLARQAAGSVIAQLGETVVLSTTTAGKQPKEQFDFFPLTVDVEERMYAAGRIPGSFFRREGRPSEDAILTCRLIDRPLRPSFVKGLRNEVQVVETVLALDPQHPYDVVAINAASMSTKLSGLPFSGPIGATRMAHVDGQWVAFPTHEELARATFDMVVAGRTLADGDVAIMMVEAEATANTVALVAGGATAPTEEIVAGGLEAAKPAIRELCRAQSALAEVAAKPVAEFPLFLDYQDDTFEAVAAIARGDVAEALRIAGKAEREEALDLIKDRVREQLATDFEGREREVSAAFRSLTKSEMRARVLRDQVRIDGRGPRDIRPLTAEIQVLPRVHGSALFERGETQILGVTTLNMLRMEQALDTLSPEKSKRYMHNYNFPPYSTGETGRVGAPKRREIGHGALAERALIPVLPAREEFPYAIRQVSEALGSNGSTSMGSVCASTLALLSAGVPLKAPVAGIAMGLISDEVDGKTQYVTLTDILGAEDAFGDMDFKVAGTPEFVTALQLDTKLDGIPSDVLAAALQQAHEARTTILGVMQQAIEGPATMSDYAPRVTTVRIPVDKIGMVIGPKGQTINAIQDETGAEISIEDDGTIYVGATNGPSAEAAVERINAIANPTLPKMGDKFLGTVVKTAPFGAFVSLLPGRDGLLHISKVGDGKRVERVEDFLNVGDRVEVSIADIDARGKIYLDKVRPEGEEAPAEADGADRPASRGGDRGPRDRGDRDRGDRGPSRGEGEGGGEGGGERRRRDRRS; translated from the coding sequence ATGACCGAGCAGAACACTCTCGGCACCGAGCAGAGCAAGGCCGTGATCGACAACGGTGCGTTCGGCACCCGCGAGATCACCTTCTCCACCGGCCGCCTGGCCCGCCAGGCCGCCGGCTCCGTCATCGCCCAACTCGGCGAGACGGTGGTCCTCTCCACGACCACCGCGGGCAAGCAGCCCAAGGAGCAGTTCGACTTCTTCCCGCTCACCGTCGACGTCGAGGAGCGGATGTACGCCGCGGGCCGGATCCCCGGTTCGTTCTTCCGCCGCGAGGGGCGCCCGAGCGAGGACGCGATCCTCACCTGCCGCCTGATCGACCGGCCGCTGCGCCCGTCCTTCGTCAAGGGCCTGCGCAACGAGGTCCAGGTCGTCGAGACCGTGCTGGCGCTCGACCCGCAGCACCCGTACGACGTGGTCGCGATCAACGCCGCGTCGATGTCCACCAAGCTCTCCGGCCTGCCGTTCTCCGGCCCGATCGGTGCCACCCGGATGGCGCACGTGGACGGCCAGTGGGTGGCCTTCCCGACCCACGAGGAGCTGGCCCGGGCCACCTTCGACATGGTCGTGGCCGGTCGGACCCTGGCGGACGGCGACGTCGCGATCATGATGGTCGAGGCCGAGGCGACGGCGAACACCGTGGCCCTGGTCGCCGGCGGTGCGACCGCGCCGACCGAGGAGATCGTGGCCGGTGGCCTGGAGGCCGCCAAGCCCGCCATCCGTGAGCTGTGCCGGGCGCAGAGCGCGCTGGCCGAGGTCGCGGCGAAGCCGGTGGCCGAGTTCCCGCTCTTCCTGGACTACCAGGACGACACGTTCGAAGCGGTCGCCGCGATCGCCCGTGGCGACGTCGCCGAGGCACTCCGGATCGCCGGCAAGGCCGAGCGCGAGGAAGCCCTGGACCTGATCAAGGACCGGGTGCGCGAGCAGCTCGCGACCGACTTCGAGGGACGCGAGCGCGAGGTCAGCGCCGCCTTCCGGTCGCTGACCAAGTCCGAGATGCGGGCCCGGGTCCTGCGGGACCAGGTCCGGATCGACGGCCGTGGCCCGCGCGACATCCGGCCGCTGACCGCCGAGATCCAGGTGCTCCCGCGGGTGCACGGCTCGGCGCTGTTCGAGCGCGGCGAGACGCAGATCCTCGGCGTCACCACGCTGAACATGCTCCGGATGGAGCAGGCGCTGGACACCCTCTCCCCGGAGAAGTCCAAGCGCTACATGCACAACTACAACTTCCCGCCGTACTCGACCGGTGAGACCGGCCGGGTCGGTGCGCCGAAGCGCCGCGAGATCGGCCACGGGGCGCTCGCCGAGCGGGCCCTCATCCCGGTGCTGCCGGCGCGGGAGGAGTTCCCGTACGCCATCCGGCAGGTCTCCGAGGCGCTTGGCTCGAACGGCTCCACCAGCATGGGTTCGGTCTGCGCGTCCACCCTGGCGCTGCTGTCCGCCGGTGTGCCGCTCAAGGCGCCGGTTGCCGGCATCGCGATGGGTCTGATCTCCGACGAGGTCGACGGCAAGACCCAGTACGTGACGCTGACCGACATCCTCGGTGCCGAGGACGCGTTCGGTGACATGGACTTCAAGGTCGCCGGTACGCCGGAGTTCGTCACCGCGCTCCAGCTCGACACCAAGCTCGACGGCATCCCGTCGGACGTGCTGGCCGCCGCGTTGCAGCAGGCGCACGAGGCTCGTACCACGATCCTCGGCGTGATGCAGCAGGCGATCGAGGGCCCGGCCACGATGTCGGACTACGCACCCCGGGTGACCACGGTCCGGATCCCGGTCGACAAGATCGGCATGGTGATCGGGCCGAAGGGCCAGACCATCAACGCGATCCAGGACGAGACCGGCGCCGAGATCTCGATCGAGGACGACGGCACGATCTACGTCGGCGCGACCAACGGCCCGTCGGCCGAGGCCGCGGTGGAGCGGATCAACGCGATCGCCAACCCGACGCTGCCGAAGATGGGGGACAAGTTCCTCGGCACCGTGGTGAAGACCGCCCCGTTCGGCGCCTTCGTCTCGCTGCTGCCCGGCCGGGACGGCCTGCTGCACATCTCCAAGGTCGGCGATGGCAAGCGGGTCGAGCGGGTCGAGGACTTCCTGAACGTCGGCGACCGGGTCGAGGTGTCGATCGCCGACATCGACGCCCGGGGCAAGATCTACCTGGACAAGGTGCGTCCGGAGGGCGAGGAGGCACCGGCCGAGGCCGACGGCGCCGACCGTCCGGCCAGCCGGGGCGGCGACCGTGGCCCGCGTGACCGGGGCGACCGGGACCGGGGCGACCGTGGCCCGAGCCGTGGTGAGGGCGAGGGTGGCGGTGAGGGCGGCGGCGAGCGTCGTCGCCGGGACCGCCGTAGCTGA
- the rpsO gene encoding 30S ribosomal protein S15, with product MALDQEAKSKIRQEYATAEGDTGSPEVQVAVLTKRIADLTEHLKVHKHDHHSRRGLLLLVGRRRRLLNYMQKKDISRYRTLIERLGLRR from the coding sequence ATGGCGCTCGATCAGGAAGCAAAGAGCAAGATCCGGCAGGAATACGCGACCGCCGAGGGCGACACCGGTTCGCCGGAGGTCCAGGTCGCGGTCCTCACCAAGCGCATCGCCGACCTCACCGAGCACCTCAAGGTGCACAAGCACGACCACCACAGCCGTCGTGGTCTGCTGCTGCTGGTCGGCCGTCGTCGCCGGCTGCTCAACTACATGCAGAAGAAGGACATCAGCCGCTACCGGACGCTCATCGAGCGTCTCGGCCTGCGGAGGTGA
- a CDS encoding bifunctional riboflavin kinase/FAD synthetase — MQRWRGYDGVPGGWGRSVVTIGVFDGVHQGHQAIIGYAAKRARELGMQSVVVTFDPHPSEVVRPGTHPAVLTEPTRRAELIEELGVDVLWVVPFTPEFSRLTAEEFVHNVLVENLHAALVVVGENFRFGHRAAGDVVLLERLGRTFGFAVEGAPLVARDETVFSSTYIRACVAAGDMAAATAALGRPHRLDGVVVRGDQRGREIGFPTANLLCHRYAAVPADGIYAARLVRHGGRAGQPPEVRPAAVSIGTNPTFNGRERRVEAYVLDFAGDLYGERLAIDFVERLRETRQYDGIDPLVAQINEDVAQVRALLG; from the coding sequence ATGCAGCGTTGGCGGGGGTACGACGGGGTGCCGGGCGGGTGGGGCCGGTCGGTGGTGACCATCGGCGTCTTCGACGGGGTGCACCAGGGACACCAGGCGATCATCGGGTACGCGGCGAAGCGGGCCCGGGAACTCGGGATGCAGTCGGTGGTGGTCACCTTCGACCCGCACCCGTCCGAGGTGGTCCGGCCGGGCACCCACCCGGCGGTGCTGACCGAGCCGACCCGGCGGGCGGAACTGATCGAGGAACTCGGCGTCGACGTGCTCTGGGTGGTGCCGTTCACGCCCGAGTTCTCCCGGTTGACCGCCGAGGAGTTCGTGCACAACGTCCTGGTGGAGAACCTGCACGCGGCGCTGGTGGTGGTCGGGGAGAACTTCCGCTTCGGGCACCGGGCCGCCGGTGACGTGGTCCTGCTGGAGCGGCTCGGCCGTACGTTCGGCTTCGCCGTGGAGGGGGCACCGCTGGTCGCGCGCGACGAGACCGTCTTCTCCTCGACGTACATCCGGGCCTGTGTGGCGGCGGGGGACATGGCCGCCGCCACGGCCGCGCTCGGCCGACCGCACCGGCTCGACGGCGTGGTGGTCCGGGGCGACCAGCGGGGGCGGGAGATCGGCTTCCCGACCGCGAACCTGCTCTGCCACCGCTACGCGGCGGTCCCGGCGGACGGGATCTACGCCGCCCGGCTGGTCCGGCACGGCGGACGGGCCGGTCAGCCACCCGAGGTACGGCCGGCGGCGGTGTCGATCGGCACCAACCCGACGTTCAACGGCCGGGAGCGCCGGGTGGAGGCGTACGTGCTCGACTTCGCCGGTGATCTCTACGGGGAGCGGTTGGCGATCGACTTCGTCGAGCGGCTGCGCGAGACCCGCCAGTACGACGGCATCGATCCACTGGTGGCGCAGATCAACGAGGACGTGGCGCAGGTCCGTGCGCTGCTCGGTTGA
- the truB gene encoding tRNA pseudouridine(55) synthase TruB, with amino-acid sequence MSVDGLIVVDKPGGMTSHDVVARIRRFARTRRVGHGGTLDPMATGVLVIGVGRATRLLTYVIGAGKRYTATIRLGQSTITDDAEGDVVTEASAGDITDEQVRAGLLPLTGEIDQVPSAVSAIKIDGQRAYKRVRDGEAVQLAARRVTVSRLDLLAVRRPTPELVDLDVDVTCSSGTYIRAIARDLGAALGVGGHLTALRRTAVGGFELTEAVTLDELAEREPQDVVNLPVEAAARRFFTSRQADAAEAKVLSHGGPLEPAGIDGPYAVFDPAGGLIAIVSERGGRARAEIVLAPA; translated from the coding sequence GTGAGCGTCGACGGTCTGATTGTGGTGGACAAGCCCGGTGGTATGACGTCGCACGATGTGGTGGCGCGGATCCGCCGGTTCGCCCGGACCCGGAGGGTCGGGCACGGCGGCACCCTGGACCCGATGGCGACCGGGGTGCTGGTGATCGGCGTCGGTCGGGCGACCCGGCTGCTCACGTACGTGATCGGCGCGGGGAAGCGGTACACCGCCACGATCCGGCTCGGGCAGTCGACGATCACCGACGACGCCGAGGGCGACGTGGTCACCGAGGCGTCGGCGGGCGACATCACCGACGAACAGGTCCGCGCCGGCCTGCTGCCGTTGACCGGCGAGATCGACCAGGTGCCCAGCGCGGTGAGCGCGATCAAGATCGACGGGCAGCGGGCGTACAAGCGGGTGCGGGACGGCGAGGCGGTGCAGCTCGCGGCCCGCCGGGTGACGGTCTCCCGGCTCGACCTGCTGGCGGTCCGGCGCCCGACACCGGAGCTGGTGGATCTCGACGTCGACGTGACCTGCTCGTCCGGGACGTACATCCGGGCGATCGCCCGGGACCTCGGTGCGGCGCTCGGCGTCGGCGGGCACCTGACCGCGCTGCGGCGTACCGCCGTCGGCGGGTTCGAGCTGACCGAGGCGGTGACCCTGGACGAGCTGGCCGAGCGGGAGCCGCAGGACGTGGTGAACCTGCCGGTCGAGGCGGCGGCCCGGAGGTTCTTCACCTCCCGGCAGGCCGACGCGGCCGAGGCGAAGGTGCTCTCCCACGGTGGCCCGCTGGAACCGGCCGGCATCGACGGGCCGTACGCCGTGTTCGACCCGGCCGGCGGCCTGATCGCTATCGTCAGCGAGCGGGGCGGCCGGGCCCGGGCGGAGATCGTGCTCGCCCCGGCCTGA
- a CDS encoding DUF6186 family protein — protein sequence MSGTRMLAIGGFLLAFVLFAVVEWAARREGSRIPTLGDVCAQVMRYEVGPVPVGRIGLFGFWWWLGWHFFAR from the coding sequence ATGAGCGGGACCCGGATGCTCGCGATCGGCGGTTTCCTGCTGGCCTTCGTCCTGTTCGCGGTGGTCGAGTGGGCGGCCCGGCGGGAGGGCTCGCGAATTCCTACTCTCGGTGACGTCTGCGCCCAGGTGATGCGGTACGAGGTGGGCCCCGTCCCGGTGGGCCGAATCGGCCTCTTCGGGTTCTGGTGGTGGCTGGGCTGGCACTTCTTCGCCCGCTGA
- a CDS encoding DHH family phosphoesterase has translation MTGSAGSALAQSPADAGPGEADWAAAVGAVRALSPDSRVLLICHVNPDGDALGSMLGFALGLRRMGFRQLQATFPGPPGVAEPFGALPGLDLLVPATDTWTDPDLVLCFDAASVSRIGDLVDRLDRAGEVVVLDHHASNTRFGRIHLVDPHAAATSVVVEGLLDRLDVPLDREIAECLYVALTTDTGSFRFAMTTPAVHEMAARMLATGIRPEEISRRVFDTRPFGAVRLYGDVLARAELEPAAAAGHGLVWTYATLDDLARHQQPAYVLEALIDSVRCTAEADVSCVLKQVAEAEWAVSMRSKGALDVSRVAVALGGGGHRLAAGFTGRGGRAEVIGAIRAELERVLAEPEDRG, from the coding sequence GTGACCGGCTCGGCCGGCTCGGCGCTCGCGCAGTCGCCGGCCGACGCCGGTCCCGGCGAGGCTGACTGGGCGGCGGCGGTCGGTGCCGTACGCGCCCTCTCGCCCGATTCCCGGGTGCTGCTGATCTGCCACGTCAACCCGGACGGGGACGCGCTGGGCAGCATGCTCGGCTTCGCCCTCGGCCTGCGCCGGATGGGTTTCCGGCAGCTCCAGGCGACCTTCCCCGGCCCGCCCGGTGTGGCCGAGCCGTTCGGCGCCCTGCCCGGTCTCGACCTGCTCGTACCTGCCACAGACACCTGGACCGACCCGGATCTGGTGCTCTGTTTCGACGCAGCCAGCGTGTCCCGGATCGGCGATCTGGTCGACCGTCTGGACCGGGCCGGCGAGGTGGTGGTCCTCGACCACCATGCCTCGAACACCCGGTTCGGCCGGATCCACCTGGTCGACCCGCACGCGGCGGCCACGTCGGTGGTGGTGGAGGGGCTGCTCGACCGGTTGGACGTACCGCTGGACCGTGAGATCGCCGAGTGCCTCTACGTCGCGCTGACCACCGACACCGGTTCGTTCCGGTTCGCCATGACCACCCCGGCGGTGCACGAGATGGCGGCCCGGATGCTGGCCACCGGGATCCGGCCGGAGGAGATCTCCCGTCGGGTCTTCGACACCAGGCCGTTCGGTGCCGTCCGGCTCTACGGTGACGTCCTCGCCCGGGCCGAACTCGAACCGGCCGCCGCGGCCGGGCACGGGCTGGTCTGGACCTACGCGACCCTGGACGACCTGGCCCGGCACCAACAGCCGGCGTACGTCCTGGAGGCCCTGATCGACTCGGTCCGCTGCACCGCGGAGGCGGACGTGAGCTGCGTGCTCAAGCAGGTGGCCGAGGCCGAGTGGGCGGTGTCGATGCGGAGCAAGGGTGCCCTGGACGTCAGCCGGGTCGCGGTGGCGCTCGGTGGCGGGGGACACCGGCTGGCCGCCGGTTTCACCGGTCGCGGTGGTCGGGCCGAGGTGATCGGCGCGATCCGGGCCGAGTTGGAGCGGGTCCTGGCCGAGCCGGAAGATCGGGGATAG
- the rbfA gene encoding 30S ribosome-binding factor RbfA, translating into MTDPAKVRRHAERVRELVASVVRTQIKDPRLGMITITDARITADLREATVFYTVLGDATEQASTAAALESAKGLLRSTVGKALGLRHSPSLAFVLDNVQDQVKHIDDLIAVARSADEEVQRRAANAAYAGDAQPYKLDEDEDDDEDLDADESDDPAVDAGDRR; encoded by the coding sequence ATGACGGACCCGGCCAAGGTACGCCGGCACGCTGAGCGTGTCCGGGAGCTGGTGGCTTCCGTGGTGCGTACGCAGATCAAGGATCCTCGGCTCGGCATGATCACCATCACCGATGCCCGGATCACCGCTGATCTGCGGGAAGCCACGGTCTTCTACACCGTGCTCGGCGATGCCACCGAACAGGCCTCCACCGCCGCCGCGCTGGAGAGCGCCAAGGGTCTGCTGCGCAGCACCGTCGGCAAGGCCCTGGGGCTGCGCCACTCGCCGTCCCTGGCATTTGTCCTCGACAACGTGCAGGACCAGGTCAAGCACATCGACGACCTGATCGCCGTGGCGCGCAGTGCGGACGAGGAGGTGCAGCGGCGGGCGGCCAACGCCGCGTACGCCGGTGACGCGCAGCCGTACAAGCTCGACGAGGATGAGGACGACGACGAGGACCTCGACGCCGACGAGTCGGACGATCCGGCGGTCGACGCCGGTGACCGGCGGTGA
- a CDS encoding DUF503 domain-containing protein: MFTGTAVFDVLLPGDSRSLKEKRSYVRPVVAALRRFEVSVAEVGGLDLHGRAQIAVAVVASEAGHVGEVLDNCERLVAGRPELELLSVRRRLHGEDD, translated from the coding sequence ATGTTTACTGGAACCGCGGTTTTCGACGTATTGCTGCCGGGCGATTCCCGGTCACTCAAAGAAAAGCGATCCTATGTCCGCCCGGTCGTGGCGGCACTGCGCCGGTTCGAGGTCTCGGTCGCCGAGGTGGGCGGCCTGGACCTGCACGGACGGGCGCAGATAGCGGTCGCGGTGGTGGCCTCCGAGGCGGGTCACGTGGGTGAGGTGCTCGACAACTGCGAGCGCCTGGTCGCCGGTCGACCGGAGCTCGAACTCTTGTCGGTCCGGAGAAGGTTGCACGGCGAGGACGACTGA
- the infB gene encoding translation initiation factor IF-2, whose protein sequence is MAGKARVHELAKELGVESKTVLAKLKEMGEFVKSASSTVEAPVARRLRGAFVASSNPAAPAAPATPAPPATPSATPGATPGEPRVSAKPMPPRRPTAPSAPPARPKGPVPGPPQPAAAAPTAKPASAHDIEVAAAEARASALKAEQEAAVKAAQAARQQQRDTVRREPPADGGAQTRPRPGPNAVPPRPGSPAARPANPGAPAPGRPGPGGRPPARSGGNNPFGITPGGQRPAASGGPRPNPASMPPRPSPASMPPRPSPASMPTQRPGRPAGGPGRPGGPGGGAGRPGGGGGAGGGFRGGPGGGGGGGGFRPGGGGGAGGGFRPGGGGGAPGGGGGYRGGPGGGAPAGAGAGGGRPGGGGRGRGGGAAGAFGRPGGKPTRGRKSKKQRRQEFDNLSAPTMSSGAPRGQGQVVRLSRGASLSDFADRINANPGSLVQEMFNLGEMVTATQSCSDETLLLLGEHLGFDVQIVSPEDEDRALLAQFNIDLDAEVDVARLVTRPPVVTVMGHVDHGKTKLLDAIRKTNMVAGEAGGITQHIGAYQVWVPHNGDERALTFIDTPGHEAFTAMRARGAQVTDIVVLVVAADDGVMPQTIEALNHAKAADVPIVVAVNKVDKPEANPDKVRQQLTEYGLVAEEYGGDTMFVNVAAKPGIGIDELLEAILLTADASLELTAPIDGPAQGVAVEAHLDKGRGAVATVLVQKGTLRAGDSIVAGGAHGRVRAMLDENGNQVAEAGPARPVMVLGLTAVPSAGDTFLAAADDRTVRQIAEQRQARRRAASFANSRGRATLETLMEQIKEGEKTSLNLILKGDVSGSVEALEDALFKLDIPEEVQLKILDRGVGAITESNVMLASASAEAATIIGFNVRASNKVREIADREGVEIRYYTVIYQAIEEIDAALKGLLKPEYEEVELGSAEIRDVFRSSKIGNISGCIVRSGVIRRNAKARLLRDGAVVADNLTISSLKRFKDDATEVREGFECGLTLGNYNNVQVGDIIETFEMREKTRA, encoded by the coding sequence GTGGCAGGCAAGGCCCGCGTTCACGAGCTGGCAAAAGAGCTCGGGGTCGAAAGTAAGACCGTTCTCGCCAAGCTGAAAGAAATGGGCGAGTTCGTCAAGTCCGCGTCGAGCACCGTCGAGGCGCCGGTCGCCCGCCGGTTGCGCGGCGCGTTCGTCGCGTCGTCGAACCCCGCGGCTCCCGCTGCGCCGGCGACCCCAGCCCCTCCGGCGACTCCGTCGGCGACCCCCGGGGCAACCCCGGGCGAGCCGCGGGTGTCCGCCAAGCCCATGCCGCCCCGGCGGCCCACGGCGCCGTCGGCGCCTCCGGCCCGGCCGAAGGGCCCGGTTCCGGGTCCGCCGCAGCCGGCCGCAGCCGCGCCGACCGCCAAGCCGGCGAGCGCGCACGACATCGAGGTGGCGGCCGCCGAGGCGCGCGCCTCGGCCCTGAAGGCGGAGCAGGAGGCGGCGGTCAAGGCCGCCCAGGCCGCCCGTCAGCAGCAGCGCGACACCGTACGCCGGGAACCGCCGGCCGACGGTGGCGCACAGACCCGGCCGCGTCCGGGTCCGAACGCCGTTCCGCCGCGTCCGGGTTCACCGGCCGCCCGGCCGGCGAACCCGGGTGCCCCGGCACCGGGTCGGCCCGGCCCCGGCGGTCGTCCGCCGGCGCGTAGCGGTGGCAACAACCCGTTCGGCATCACCCCGGGTGGTCAGCGTCCGGCCGCTTCCGGCGGACCCCGGCCCAACCCGGCGTCGATGCCGCCCCGGCCGAGCCCGGCCTCCATGCCGCCTCGGCCCAGCCCGGCTTCGATGCCGACCCAGCGTCCCGGTCGTCCCGCTGGCGGCCCCGGCCGTCCGGGCGGTCCCGGTGGCGGTGCGGGTCGTCCCGGTGGCGGCGGCGGTGCCGGTGGCGGCTTCCGCGGCGGTCCCGGTGGCGGTGGCGGTGGCGGTGGCTTCCGTCCCGGTGGCGGCGGCGGTGCCGGTGGCGGCTTCCGCCCCGGTGGCGGCGGTGGCGCCCCCGGTGGTGGTGGCGGTTACCGCGGTGGTCCCGGTGGCGGCGCGCCGGCCGGTGCGGGCGCCGGTGGCGGCCGTCCGGGTGGTGGCGGTCGTGGCCGTGGCGGCGGTGCCGCGGGTGCCTTCGGGCGTCCGGGTGGCAAGCCGACCCGCGGTCGCAAGTCGAAGAAGCAGCGCAGACAAGAGTTCGACAACCTGTCCGCGCCGACCATGAGCTCGGGTGCCCCCCGAGGTCAGGGCCAGGTCGTACGGCTGTCGCGCGGTGCCTCGCTGTCGGACTTCGCCGACCGGATCAACGCCAACCCCGGCTCGCTGGTCCAGGAGATGTTCAACCTGGGCGAGATGGTCACGGCAACCCAGTCCTGCTCGGACGAGACCCTGTTGCTCCTCGGTGAGCACCTCGGTTTCGACGTGCAGATCGTCAGCCCCGAGGACGAGGACCGCGCCCTGCTGGCGCAGTTCAACATCGACCTCGACGCCGAGGTTGACGTCGCCCGGCTGGTCACCCGCCCGCCGGTGGTGACCGTCATGGGTCACGTCGACCACGGTAAGACCAAGCTGCTGGACGCGATCCGCAAGACCAACATGGTCGCGGGCGAGGCCGGTGGCATCACCCAGCACATCGGTGCCTACCAGGTGTGGGTTCCGCACAACGGCGACGAGCGTGCGCTGACCTTCATCGACACCCCGGGCCACGAGGCGTTCACCGCCATGCGTGCCCGTGGTGCCCAGGTCACCGACATCGTGGTGCTGGTGGTCGCGGCCGACGACGGCGTCATGCCGCAGACGATCGAGGCTCTCAACCACGCCAAGGCGGCCGACGTGCCGATCGTGGTCGCGGTGAACAAGGTCGACAAGCCGGAGGCCAACCCGGACAAGGTCCGCCAGCAGCTGACCGAGTACGGCCTGGTCGCCGAGGAGTACGGCGGCGACACCATGTTCGTCAACGTCGCGGCCAAGCCCGGCATCGGCATCGACGAGCTGCTCGAGGCGATCCTCCTGACCGCCGACGCGTCGCTGGAGCTGACCGCTCCGATCGACGGGCCGGCGCAGGGTGTCGCGGTCGAGGCGCACCTCGACAAGGGTCGCGGTGCGGTGGCGACGGTGCTGGTCCAGAAGGGCACCCTGCGTGCCGGTGACTCGATCGTCGCCGGTGGAGCGCACGGACGTGTCCGGGCGATGCTGGACGAGAACGGCAACCAGGTCGCCGAGGCCGGACCGGCACGCCCGGTCATGGTGCTCGGTCTGACCGCGGTGCCCAGCGCCGGGGACACGTTCCTGGCCGCGGCCGACGACCGTACGGTGCGGCAGATCGCCGAACAGCGGCAGGCACGGCGGCGGGCGGCGAGCTTCGCCAACTCCCGTGGTCGGGCCACTCTTGAGACGCTCATGGAGCAGATCAAGGAGGGCGAGAAGACCTCGCTCAACCTCATCCTCAAGGGCGATGTCTCCGGTTCCGTGGAGGCCCTGGAGGACGCGCTGTTCAAGCTGGACATCCCCGAGGAGGTTCAGCTCAAGATCCTCGACCGTGGCGTCGGTGCCATCACGGAAAGCAACGTGATGCTGGCGAGTGCTTCGGCCGAGGCGGCGACGATCATCGGCTTCAACGTACGGGCCTCGAACAAGGTCCGCGAGATCGCCGACCGCGAGGGCGTGGAGATCCGGTACTACACCGTGATCTACCAGGCCATCGAGGAGATCGACGCGGCGCTCAAGGGTCTGCTCAAGCCGGAGTACGAAGAGGTCGAGCTCGGCAGCGCGGAGATCCGCGACGTGTTCCGGTCCTCCAAGATCGGTAACATCTCCGGTTGTATCGTCCGCTCGGGGGTCATCCGGCGTAATGCCAAGGCCCGCCTGCTGCGCGACGGGGCGGTCGTGGCGGACAACCTCACGATCAGCTCGCTCAAGCGGTTCAAGGACGACGCGACCGAGGTGCGCGAGGGCTTCGAGTGCGGTCTCACCCTGGGCAACTACAACAACGTCCAGGTTGGCGACATCATCGAGACCTTCGAGATGCGGGAGAAGACCCGCGCCTGA
- the nusA gene encoding transcription termination factor NusA, whose product MNIDLAALRALEREREIPFDTILAAIETALLTAYRHTEGSETHARVEIDRKTGAALVYAQEVDDEGVVGREWDDTPHDFGRIAAMTAKQVILQRLREATDEVHFGEYVGREGDLVTGVVQAHEGRAEKGIVSVDLGKLEAVLPAPEQVPGEIYGHGQRIRCVVVHVAKGFRGPQITLSRSHPNLVKKLFALEVPEIADGTVEIAAIAREAGHRTKIAVRSAVPGVNAKGACIGPMGQRVRAVMSELHGEKIDIIDWSDDPANFVGNALSPAKALRVEVVDLATRAARVTVPDFQLSLAIGREGQNARLAARLTGWRIDIRPDNEQAASPAPTGARGSADHVTEPGGAISAG is encoded by the coding sequence GTGAACATCGACCTCGCGGCACTGCGCGCCCTGGAGCGCGAGCGGGAGATCCCGTTCGACACGATCCTCGCGGCGATCGAGACCGCGTTGCTGACCGCTTACCGGCATACCGAGGGCTCGGAGACGCACGCCCGGGTGGAGATCGACCGTAAGACCGGGGCCGCCCTGGTCTACGCCCAGGAGGTCGACGACGAGGGCGTGGTCGGCCGGGAATGGGACGACACCCCGCACGACTTCGGCCGGATCGCGGCGATGACCGCCAAGCAGGTGATCCTCCAGCGGCTGCGGGAGGCGACCGACGAGGTGCACTTCGGCGAGTACGTCGGCCGCGAGGGCGACCTGGTCACCGGGGTGGTGCAGGCGCACGAGGGGCGGGCCGAGAAGGGCATCGTCAGCGTCGACCTGGGCAAGCTGGAGGCCGTACTGCCCGCGCCGGAGCAGGTGCCGGGTGAGATCTACGGTCACGGCCAGCGGATCCGGTGCGTGGTGGTGCACGTGGCCAAGGGCTTCCGGGGACCGCAGATCACCCTGTCCCGTTCGCACCCCAACCTGGTGAAGAAGCTCTTCGCCCTGGAGGTGCCGGAGATCGCCGACGGCACGGTGGAGATCGCCGCCATCGCACGTGAGGCAGGTCACCGTACGAAGATCGCGGTGCGGTCGGCGGTGCCCGGCGTGAACGCCAAGGGCGCCTGCATCGGGCCGATGGGCCAGCGGGTCCGCGCCGTGATGAGCGAGTTGCACGGCGAGAAGATCGACATCATTGACTGGTCCGACGATCCGGCCAACTTCGTCGGCAACGCGTTGTCGCCGGCCAAGGCCCTGCGGGTCGAGGTGGTCGACCTGGCCACCCGGGCGGCCCGGGTCACCGTGCCGGACTTCCAGCTCTCGCTGGCGATCGGCCGGGAGGGCCAGAACGCCCGCCTGGCGGCCCGGCTGACCGGTTGGCGGATCGACATCCGGCCGGACAACGAGCAGGCGGCGAGCCCGGCACCGACCGGTGCGCGGGGGTCCGCTGATCACGTGACGGAGCCGGGCGGAGCGATCTCGGCCGGGTAG